One stretch of Gammaproteobacteria bacterium DNA includes these proteins:
- a CDS encoding DUF1015 domain-containing protein encodes MSMLRPFAALRPAPGRAADVAAPPYDVVSLEEARVHASGRPWSFLHVSRAEIDLPAGTDPYSPQVYARARDNLQEMEYTRILVREALPCYYVYRLVMGEHVQTGLAATVAVAAYDTGRVRRHELTRPDKEDDRVHQIDALNAQTGPVLLAYRHQPEVEALLATFTRETPEMDVTAADGVRHLVWTIKDSATIQRLTTLFEGMERLYIADGHHRSAAAARVAARRGFNSAEEIATAAHAYFLAVAFPDREMRILDYNRLVKDLNGLSRENFLARVAQSFRVETVETEVRPGRSGEYGMYLPGQWYRLTLNSDQSPVDPVARLDVSLLQDRLLAPVLAIGDPRRDKRIDFVGGIRGLSGLQKRVDSGEMAVAFALYPTTMMDLMAVADAGAIMPPKSTWFEPKLADGLLSHML; translated from the coding sequence ATGTCCATGCTCCGCCCCTTTGCCGCCTTGCGCCCCGCGCCTGGCCGCGCCGCCGATGTTGCGGCTCCACCCTACGATGTCGTATCTCTGGAAGAAGCCCGCGTCCACGCGAGCGGCCGACCCTGGAGTTTTCTTCACGTTTCCCGCGCCGAAATTGACTTACCTGCCGGAACTGATCCTTATTCTCCGCAAGTGTACGCGCGCGCACGGGATAATTTGCAAGAAATGGAGTATACGAGGATATTGGTGCGAGAAGCACTCCCCTGTTATTACGTTTATCGCCTAGTCATGGGGGAGCATGTCCAAACCGGATTGGCGGCAACCGTGGCGGTAGCGGCTTATGATACCGGGCGCGTTCGCCGTCACGAGTTGACCCGGCCTGACAAGGAAGATGATCGTGTGCATCAGATTGATGCCCTGAATGCCCAAACGGGACCGGTACTCCTGGCCTATCGCCATCAACCGGAAGTCGAAGCGTTGCTCGCAACGTTTACACGGGAAACTCCGGAAATGGATGTAACCGCTGCCGATGGCGTGCGTCACCTAGTATGGACCATCAAGGATTCCGCTACCATCCAGCGATTGACGACGCTTTTCGAGGGAATGGAACGACTCTACATCGCGGACGGCCATCATCGCTCGGCCGCCGCCGCTCGGGTAGCAGCACGGCGTGGATTTAATTCAGCGGAAGAAATCGCCACTGCTGCTCATGCCTATTTTTTGGCAGTGGCATTTCCTGACCGTGAGATGCGCATTCTGGATTACAACCGATTAGTTAAAGACCTTAATGGCCTGTCGCGGGAAAATTTTTTGGCACGCGTGGCGCAATCATTTCGCGTCGAAACGGTGGAAACCGAGGTACGCCCAGGTCGATCCGGGGAATATGGGATGTATCTGCCTGGGCAATGGTATCGGCTCACGCTTAATTCGGACCAATCGCCCGTTGACCCCGTCGCACGTTTGGATGTGAGCCTGCTGCAAGATCGCCTCCTAGCACCAGTATTGGCGATTGGCGATCCACGTCGTGATAAACGCATTGATTTTGTTGGAGGAATTAGAGGTTTGTCTGGGTTACAGAAACGGGTAGACAGTGGAGAAATGGCGGTGGCCTTCGCTTTGTATCCAACCACCATGATGGATCTCATGGCGGTGGCTGATGCAGGCGCAATTATGCCGCCTAAGTCCACCTGGTTTGAACCCAAGTTGGCGGATGGATTGCTTTCCCACATGCTTTAG
- a CDS encoding hypothetical protein (Evidence 5 : Unknown function), which translates to MNRLKQVVTIIVVLILGAIILIGPLVSGLVLERDFGSILGALSEPNRWSLVEAEFRRGWFNSESRSILTFEGELAKQIQEVRPSGDSEPFQVTLVHRIKHGPVLDMGRSSLLPAAALVETDIEFSPNTRQWFQALFGKESPLRLRTLVRLDGEMISRIESPEVQGEPKEGAKVNWQGMGGTLEIGSARNTLRGGLKIPLLELTNDAGQLRFEQFEIRLDYQRHQAGLWLGDIDLDLKKLNFIFPEKAERQGFSFSGLNAASTSREEKNTLNALIAIDLDELSLGGYLLGSSGFTVELRGVDFFSFSRLYDKLRYLERQPEINNSQIDDEVKKIITEQLPGLMRHSPEVGITRLNLKTPRGEIQGKFRMVISGEEHTWSITPLEILQRLGVEMELSAPSPIVTDFFQARAINEIIGQSEFNDKSIDREQLIQVARNTAEQSLAALVGERLLLLSNDRYSTQATLIKGKININGRSRDDLFGILKGRAN; encoded by the coding sequence ATGAACCGATTGAAACAGGTTGTCACGATTATTGTGGTATTAATCCTGGGTGCTATTATTTTGATAGGACCTTTAGTGAGTGGTTTGGTGCTGGAGCGTGATTTCGGATCCATCCTGGGGGCTTTATCCGAACCAAACCGCTGGTCTTTGGTTGAAGCGGAATTCAGGCGCGGCTGGTTCAATTCCGAGTCACGTTCGATTTTGACTTTTGAAGGCGAATTGGCGAAACAAATACAGGAAGTGCGCCCTTCAGGCGATTCGGAACCGTTCCAGGTTACGTTGGTCCATCGCATTAAGCACGGTCCGGTGCTCGATATGGGGCGATCTTCCCTGCTGCCCGCTGCGGCTCTGGTTGAGACCGATATAGAATTTTCACCAAATACCCGGCAATGGTTCCAAGCGCTGTTTGGTAAGGAGTCACCACTGCGCTTGCGTACTTTGGTACGACTGGATGGAGAAATGATTAGTCGTATCGAATCTCCTGAAGTGCAAGGAGAGCCAAAAGAAGGCGCTAAAGTAAACTGGCAAGGTATGGGTGGAACACTGGAAATAGGCAGCGCTAGAAATACGCTTCGTGGCGGACTGAAAATACCGTTGTTAGAATTAACGAATGACGCCGGTCAGCTTCGGTTTGAGCAATTCGAAATCCGGCTTGATTACCAGCGTCACCAAGCAGGATTGTGGCTGGGTGATATCGATCTCGACCTCAAGAAATTAAACTTTATTTTTCCAGAAAAAGCGGAGCGGCAAGGATTTTCTTTTTCTGGTCTCAATGCTGCGAGTACCTCGCGGGAAGAAAAAAACACGCTGAATGCCTTAATCGCCATTGATCTTGATGAATTGTCACTGGGAGGATATTTGCTTGGTTCCAGCGGATTCACCGTAGAATTGCGTGGTGTTGATTTTTTTTCGTTTAGTCGCCTTTATGATAAATTACGGTATCTGGAACGACAACCAGAGATTAATAATTCGCAGATTGATGATGAGGTTAAAAAAATTATTACCGAGCAACTTCCAGGTTTAATGCGTCATTCTCCCGAAGTAGGAATCACCCGTCTGAATTTGAAAACACCTCGCGGTGAGATTCAGGGCAAGTTCCGCATGGTCATCTCCGGTGAAGAACATACCTGGAGCATTACTCCATTGGAAATCTTGCAACGCCTGGGAGTTGAAATGGAGTTGAGTGCTCCATCACCCATAGTGACAGATTTTTTCCAGGCGCGAGCCATTAATGAAATAATCGGACAAAGTGAATTTAACGATAAATCCATCGACAGGGAGCAACTCATTCAGGTGGCGCGCAACACGGCTGAACAATCTCTTGCAGCCTTAGTTGGAGAGCGTTTACTGTTGCTTTCTAATGATCGGTATAGTACACAGGCAACGCTCATAAAAGGGAAAATCAATATAAACGGACGATCACGCGATGATCTGTTTGGAATACTCAAGGGAAGAGCTAATTAA